A single region of the Ziziphus jujuba cultivar Dongzao chromosome 10, ASM3175591v1 genome encodes:
- the LOC107410389 gene encoding protein HIRA isoform X1 — MIAEKPTWIRHEGMQIFSIDVQPGGLRLATGGGDHKVRIWNMKSLGRDMNNEESTQRLLATLRDHFGSVNCVRWAKHGRYVASGSDDQVILVHERKPGSGTTEFGSGEPPDVENWKVALTLRGHTADVVDLNWSPDDSTLASGSLDNTVHIWNMSNGICTAVLRGHSSLVKGVTWDPIGSFVASQSDDKTVIIWRTSDWSLAHRTDGHWTKSLGSTFFRRLGWSPCGHFITTTHGFQKPRHSAPVLERGEWSATFDFLGHNAPVIVVKFNHSMFRRNVTNAQEGKTAPVGWTNGASKSGGKEPQPYNVIAIGSQDRTITVWTTASPRPLFVAKHFFTQSVVDLSWSPDGYSLFACSLDGSVSSFHFEAKELGHRLSDVELDELKKNRYGDVRGRQANLAESPAQLLFEAASAKQAPNKKVIPDVQQSQVLEKPSVDVGAATKASEPQVDDRKKNGAATGEGLNKVPGSTRISSPVKQREYRRPDGRKRIIPEAVGVPVRQEDISSGGQSHPPDFLVVLSDHGKEDNGLAPADCGFRGNSMRGALGRSSDLKERSGVATRAMITDSLVIEKVPSTTCKDGYINVEQSSSVKASNSSDASSTSLLIRVFDKKEGEDTIPICLEARPREHALNDIVGMGSTFIMKETEITCTRGPLTLWSDRISGKVTVLAGNANFWAVGCEDGCLQVYTKCGRRAVPTMITGSAATFIDCDECWKLLLVTKKGSLYLWDLFNRTCLLHDSLASLLASNPNSSAKDLGTIKVISVKLSRSGSPLVVLATRHAFLFDMSLKCWLRVADDCFPASNFASSWNLGSVQSGELAALQVDVRKYLARKPGWSRVTDDGVQTRAHLEAQLASSLALKSPNEYRQCLLSYVRFLAREADESRLREVCESFLGPPTGMAEDTSLDTKKLEWDPFVLGMMKHKLLREDILPAMASNRKVQRLLNEFMDLLSEYENVETVMEQKTQTATAPARSPEVAANPSINPSIQLAATDQMDPASASTERVEIVPAETGQKDSSQIPPPPPAEEQGS; from the exons ATGATTGCAGAGAAACCCACTTGGATAAGACATGAGGGAATGCAAATTTTCTCCATTGATGTTCAGCCTGGTGGTCTTAGGCTCGCTACTGGTGGTGGTGACCATAAG GTCCGGATATGGAACATGAAATCTCTTGGCAGAGATATGAATAATGAAGAATCAACCCAGAGGCTTCTTGCAACGCTTCGTGATCACTTCGGATCCGTCAACTGTGTTAGATGGGCTAAGCATGGTCGTTATGTTGCTTCGGGCTCTGATGATCAAGTGATTTTGGTTCATGAGAGGAAGCCTGGTTCAGGAACCACTGAGTTTGGCAGCGGAGAGCCCCCGGATGTTGAGAATTGGAAAGTTGCACTCACATTGAGAGGGCATACTGCAGATGTG GTGGATCTTAATTGGTCTCCTGATGACTCGACATTGGCCAGTGGGAGTTTAGATAACACCGTACATATCTGGAATATGAGCAATGGTATTTGCACTGCTGTTCTTAGGGGCCACTCTAGCCTGGTTAAAGGAGTTACTTGGGATCCAATTGGCTCCTTTGTAGCTAGTCAATCAGATGATAAAACTGTCATTATTTGGCGAACTAGTGACTGGAGTCTCGCTCACAGGACTGATGGTCACTGGACAAAATCA CTGGGATCTACTTTTTTCAGGCGGCTTGGATGGTCACCTTGTGGCCATTTCATTACTACTACTCATGGGTTCCAGAAACCAAGGCATTCCGCACCTGTTTTGGAAAGAGGGGAGTGGTCTGCCACATTTGATTTTCTGGGACACAATGCTCCTGTAATTGTCGTGAAATTTAATCATTCAATGTTTAGGAGGAATgttaccaatgctcaagaagggAAAACTGCGCCTGTGGGGTGGACAAATGGGGCTTCAAAGTCTGGAGGCAAGGAACCGCAACCATATAATGTTATTGCTATTGGGAGCCAGGACCGGACAATAACTGTATGGACGACTGCAAGTCCCCGCCCTCTCTTTGTGGCAAAGCATTTTTTTACTCAAAGTGTTGTAGATTTATCCTG GAGTCCTGATGGTTATTCACTCTTTGCCTGTTCCTTGGACGGTTCAGTTTCTAGTTTCCATTTTGAGGCAAAAGAACTTGGCCATAGGCTAAGTGATGTTGAATTAGACGAGCTAAAGAAAAATCGTTATGGTGATGTTAGAGGTCGACAAGCGAACTTAGCAGAAAGCCCAGCTCAGCTATTATTTGAAGCAGCTTCTGCCAAGCAAGCCCCTAACAAAAAAGTGATTCCAGATGTCCAGCAAAGTCAGGTACTTGAAAAGCCTTCTGTTGATGTGGGAGCTGCAACAAAAGCTTCTGAGCCTCAAGTTGATGACAGGAAGAAAAATGGGGCAGCTACTGGCGAAGGCTTGAATAAAGTTCCAGGATCTACCCGAATTTCAAGTCCTGTGAAGCAAAGAGAATACAGACGGCCTGATGGTAGAAAAAGGATTATTCCTGAAGCAGTTGGAGTCCCTGTTCGTCAAGAAGATATTTCTTCAGGGGGTCAATCTCATCCACCTGACTTCCTTGTTGTGTTGTCTGACCATGGTAAGGAAGATAATGGTTTGGCTCCTGCTGATTGTGGCTTTAGAGGAAATTCTATGAGGGGAGCACTTGGCAGGAGCTCTGATTTGAAGGAGCGATCTGGGGTTGCTACTAGAGCTATGATTACTGACAGTCTGGTTATTGAGAAGGTTCCTAGTACCACATGCAAAGATGGATACATCAATGTGGAACAATCAAGTAGTGTGAAGGCTTCCAATTCATCTGATGCTTCCAGTACTAGTCTTTTGATAAGGGTGTTTGATAAGAAAGAAGGGGAAGATACAATTCCAATTTGCTTAGAAGCTCGTCCACGGGAACATGCTTTGAATGATATTGTTGGCATGGGAAGTACATTCATCATGAAAGAAACAGAAATTACCTGTACGAGGGGGCCTCTAACTCTTTGGTCTGATAGGATCTCTGGGAAAGTCACTGTTTTAGCTGGTAATGCTAACTTCTGGGCTGTTGGGTGTGAAGATGGATGCCTACAG GTTTACACAAAGTGTGGGAGACGTGCTGTGCCAACCATGATAACGGGGTCTGCAGCAACATTTATAGACTGTGACGAGTGCTGGAAGTTGTTGTTAGTCACAAAAAAAGGATCCTTATATTTATGGGATCTTTTTAATCGTACTTGTCTCCTTCATGACTCGTTGGCATCTCTGCTTGCTTCTAATCCAAACTCATCAGCAAAAGATTTAG GGACAATCAAAGTTATATCTGTAAAGTTATCAAGGTCTGGTTCACCTCTTGTTGTCCTGGCCACCCGCCATGCCTTCCTTTTTGATATGAGTCTCAAGTGTTGGCTGAGGGTTGCAGATGATTGCTTCCCGGCATCAAATTTTGCAAGCTCCTGGAATCTGGGTTCAGTACAGAGTGGTGAGCTGGCTGCCTTGCAGGTTGATGTTAGGAAATATTTGGCCAGAAAACCGGGTTGGAGCag GGTGACTGATGATGGAGTGCAGACACGAGCTCATTTGGAAGCTCAGTTGGCTTCTTCTCTAGCTTTGAAGTCCCCTAATGAATATCGCCAATGTCTTCTATCATACGTACGATTTCTTGCAAG AGAAGCAGACGAGTCTCGGCTGCGAGAAGTTTGTGAGAGTTTTCTTGGTCCTCCAACCGGGATGGCAGAGGATACTTCTTTGGATACAAAGAAGTTGGAATGGGATCCTTTTGTGCTT GGAATGATGAAACATAAACTCTTAAGAGAAGACATTCTTCCAGCAATGGCATCGAACAGGAAAGTCCAGAGATTGCTCAATGAATTTATGGATCTCCTCTCAGAATATGAAAATGTTGAAACAGTGATGGAGCAGAAAACTCAGacagcaacagcaccagcaaGGTCTCCTGAAGTAGCTGCTAATCCATCAATAAATCCCTCCATCCAATTAGCAGCAACAGATCAAATGGACCCTGCCTCTGCATCAACAGAGAGAGTGGAGATTGTTCCTGCAGAAACAGGTCAAAAAGACTCCTCTCAAATACCACCACCGCCACCGGCGGAAGAGCAAGGCAGCTAA
- the LOC107410389 gene encoding protein HIRA isoform X2, with amino-acid sequence MSNGICTAVLRGHSSLVKGVTWDPIGSFVASQSDDKTVIIWRTSDWSLAHRTDGHWTKSLGSTFFRRLGWSPCGHFITTTHGFQKPRHSAPVLERGEWSATFDFLGHNAPVIVVKFNHSMFRRNVTNAQEGKTAPVGWTNGASKSGGKEPQPYNVIAIGSQDRTITVWTTASPRPLFVAKHFFTQSVVDLSWSPDGYSLFACSLDGSVSSFHFEAKELGHRLSDVELDELKKNRYGDVRGRQANLAESPAQLLFEAASAKQAPNKKVIPDVQQSQVLEKPSVDVGAATKASEPQVDDRKKNGAATGEGLNKVPGSTRISSPVKQREYRRPDGRKRIIPEAVGVPVRQEDISSGGQSHPPDFLVVLSDHGKEDNGLAPADCGFRGNSMRGALGRSSDLKERSGVATRAMITDSLVIEKVPSTTCKDGYINVEQSSSVKASNSSDASSTSLLIRVFDKKEGEDTIPICLEARPREHALNDIVGMGSTFIMKETEITCTRGPLTLWSDRISGKVTVLAGNANFWAVGCEDGCLQVYTKCGRRAVPTMITGSAATFIDCDECWKLLLVTKKGSLYLWDLFNRTCLLHDSLASLLASNPNSSAKDLGTIKVISVKLSRSGSPLVVLATRHAFLFDMSLKCWLRVADDCFPASNFASSWNLGSVQSGELAALQVDVRKYLARKPGWSRVTDDGVQTRAHLEAQLASSLALKSPNEYRQCLLSYVRFLAREADESRLREVCESFLGPPTGMAEDTSLDTKKLEWDPFVLGMMKHKLLREDILPAMASNRKVQRLLNEFMDLLSEYENVETVMEQKTQTATAPARSPEVAANPSINPSIQLAATDQMDPASASTERVEIVPAETGQKDSSQIPPPPPAEEQGS; translated from the exons ATGAGCAATGGTATTTGCACTGCTGTTCTTAGGGGCCACTCTAGCCTGGTTAAAGGAGTTACTTGGGATCCAATTGGCTCCTTTGTAGCTAGTCAATCAGATGATAAAACTGTCATTATTTGGCGAACTAGTGACTGGAGTCTCGCTCACAGGACTGATGGTCACTGGACAAAATCA CTGGGATCTACTTTTTTCAGGCGGCTTGGATGGTCACCTTGTGGCCATTTCATTACTACTACTCATGGGTTCCAGAAACCAAGGCATTCCGCACCTGTTTTGGAAAGAGGGGAGTGGTCTGCCACATTTGATTTTCTGGGACACAATGCTCCTGTAATTGTCGTGAAATTTAATCATTCAATGTTTAGGAGGAATgttaccaatgctcaagaagggAAAACTGCGCCTGTGGGGTGGACAAATGGGGCTTCAAAGTCTGGAGGCAAGGAACCGCAACCATATAATGTTATTGCTATTGGGAGCCAGGACCGGACAATAACTGTATGGACGACTGCAAGTCCCCGCCCTCTCTTTGTGGCAAAGCATTTTTTTACTCAAAGTGTTGTAGATTTATCCTG GAGTCCTGATGGTTATTCACTCTTTGCCTGTTCCTTGGACGGTTCAGTTTCTAGTTTCCATTTTGAGGCAAAAGAACTTGGCCATAGGCTAAGTGATGTTGAATTAGACGAGCTAAAGAAAAATCGTTATGGTGATGTTAGAGGTCGACAAGCGAACTTAGCAGAAAGCCCAGCTCAGCTATTATTTGAAGCAGCTTCTGCCAAGCAAGCCCCTAACAAAAAAGTGATTCCAGATGTCCAGCAAAGTCAGGTACTTGAAAAGCCTTCTGTTGATGTGGGAGCTGCAACAAAAGCTTCTGAGCCTCAAGTTGATGACAGGAAGAAAAATGGGGCAGCTACTGGCGAAGGCTTGAATAAAGTTCCAGGATCTACCCGAATTTCAAGTCCTGTGAAGCAAAGAGAATACAGACGGCCTGATGGTAGAAAAAGGATTATTCCTGAAGCAGTTGGAGTCCCTGTTCGTCAAGAAGATATTTCTTCAGGGGGTCAATCTCATCCACCTGACTTCCTTGTTGTGTTGTCTGACCATGGTAAGGAAGATAATGGTTTGGCTCCTGCTGATTGTGGCTTTAGAGGAAATTCTATGAGGGGAGCACTTGGCAGGAGCTCTGATTTGAAGGAGCGATCTGGGGTTGCTACTAGAGCTATGATTACTGACAGTCTGGTTATTGAGAAGGTTCCTAGTACCACATGCAAAGATGGATACATCAATGTGGAACAATCAAGTAGTGTGAAGGCTTCCAATTCATCTGATGCTTCCAGTACTAGTCTTTTGATAAGGGTGTTTGATAAGAAAGAAGGGGAAGATACAATTCCAATTTGCTTAGAAGCTCGTCCACGGGAACATGCTTTGAATGATATTGTTGGCATGGGAAGTACATTCATCATGAAAGAAACAGAAATTACCTGTACGAGGGGGCCTCTAACTCTTTGGTCTGATAGGATCTCTGGGAAAGTCACTGTTTTAGCTGGTAATGCTAACTTCTGGGCTGTTGGGTGTGAAGATGGATGCCTACAG GTTTACACAAAGTGTGGGAGACGTGCTGTGCCAACCATGATAACGGGGTCTGCAGCAACATTTATAGACTGTGACGAGTGCTGGAAGTTGTTGTTAGTCACAAAAAAAGGATCCTTATATTTATGGGATCTTTTTAATCGTACTTGTCTCCTTCATGACTCGTTGGCATCTCTGCTTGCTTCTAATCCAAACTCATCAGCAAAAGATTTAG GGACAATCAAAGTTATATCTGTAAAGTTATCAAGGTCTGGTTCACCTCTTGTTGTCCTGGCCACCCGCCATGCCTTCCTTTTTGATATGAGTCTCAAGTGTTGGCTGAGGGTTGCAGATGATTGCTTCCCGGCATCAAATTTTGCAAGCTCCTGGAATCTGGGTTCAGTACAGAGTGGTGAGCTGGCTGCCTTGCAGGTTGATGTTAGGAAATATTTGGCCAGAAAACCGGGTTGGAGCag GGTGACTGATGATGGAGTGCAGACACGAGCTCATTTGGAAGCTCAGTTGGCTTCTTCTCTAGCTTTGAAGTCCCCTAATGAATATCGCCAATGTCTTCTATCATACGTACGATTTCTTGCAAG AGAAGCAGACGAGTCTCGGCTGCGAGAAGTTTGTGAGAGTTTTCTTGGTCCTCCAACCGGGATGGCAGAGGATACTTCTTTGGATACAAAGAAGTTGGAATGGGATCCTTTTGTGCTT GGAATGATGAAACATAAACTCTTAAGAGAAGACATTCTTCCAGCAATGGCATCGAACAGGAAAGTCCAGAGATTGCTCAATGAATTTATGGATCTCCTCTCAGAATATGAAAATGTTGAAACAGTGATGGAGCAGAAAACTCAGacagcaacagcaccagcaaGGTCTCCTGAAGTAGCTGCTAATCCATCAATAAATCCCTCCATCCAATTAGCAGCAACAGATCAAATGGACCCTGCCTCTGCATCAACAGAGAGAGTGGAGATTGTTCCTGCAGAAACAGGTCAAAAAGACTCCTCTCAAATACCACCACCGCCACCGGCGGAAGAGCAAGGCAGCTAA
- the LOC107410388 gene encoding protein FAR1-RELATED SEQUENCE 3, with the protein MDVEVIDVEGMGHRAMVEPEDGDAEPNESGETNATENSAAYDETGIVEPYVGMEFDSEDVAKTFYDEYARRVGFSSKVSLSSRSQPDGTSITREFVCGREGLKRKHADSCDAMLKIELKDHDKWVVTKFVKEHSHSMLSPSKVHYLRPRRHFAGNAKTVTEAYQGVGVVPSGVMYVSMDGNRASAEKNRGARNTQPIESNRPVKNAASMNYAVRLSTRRRTLGKDSQNLLEYFKKMQAENPGFFYAIQLDEDNRMTNVFWADSRSRTAYSHFGDVVTLDTTYRVNQYRVPFAPFTGVNHHGQTILFGCALLLDESEASFIWLFKTFLTAMNDQPPVSIVTDQDRAVQTAVAHVFPEARHCISKWHVLREGQEKLAHVCLANPNFQVELYNCINLTETIEEFESSWNSVLDKYDLRRNDWLQSLYNARAQWVPVYFRDSFFAAISPNLGYDGSFFDGYVNQQTTLPMFFRQYERALENWSEKETEADFDTLCTMPVLRTPSPMEKQAANLYTRKIFGKFQEELVETFVYTANRIEGDGAISTFRVAKFEDDNKAYIVTLNYPEMRANCSCQMFEYSGILCRHVLTVFTVTNVLTLPSHYIMKRWTRNAKSGPGTDERSVDIHGQESLTLRYNNLCREAIRYAEEGATAVETYQAALSALRDGGKKVALVKKNVAKVAPPSSQVSGASYDDRKISALASDTTPLLWPRQDEVLRRFNLNDAGAHAQSVADLNLPRMAPVSLHRDDGPPENMVVLPCLKSMTWVMENKNSTPGNRVAVINLKLQDYSRTPSAESEVKFQLSRVSLEPMLRSMAYISEQLSTPANKVAVINLKLQDTETTSGESEVKFQVSRDTLGAMLRSMAYIREQLSNAGENQPEPLPKKQRK; encoded by the exons ATGGATGTTGAAGTGATTGATGTGGAAGGAATGGGTCATCGTGCAATGGTGGAGCCAGAAGATGGTGATGCTGAACCAAATGAAAGTGGTGAGACAAATGCTACTGAAAATTCCGCAGCTTATGATGAAACAGGGATAGTTGAGCCATATGTGGGTATGGAATTTGATTCTGAGGATGTTGCCAAGACTTTTTATGATGAGTATGCCAGACGTGTGGGTTTCAGCTCCAAAGTTAGTCTATCAAGTCGTTCTCAACCAGATGGAACAAGTATTACTCGGGAGTTTGTATGTGGCAGAGAGGGTTTGAAAAGGAAGCATGCTGACAGTTGCGATGCAATGCTTAAGATAGAATTAAAGGATCATGACAAGTGGGTAGTGACAAAATTTGTAAAGGAGCACAGTCATTCCATGTTGAGTCCAAGTAAGGTTCATTACCTTCGGCCTCGTAGGCATTTTGCTGGTAATGCAAAGACCGTCACTGAAGCTTACCAAGGGGTGGGGGTTGTTCCTAGTGGTGTTATGTATGTATCTATGGATGGAAACCGTGCCTCTGCAGAGAAAAATCGTGGGGCTAGAAATACTCAGCCTATAGAATCAAATCGACCAGTTAAAAATGCCGCATCCATGAATTATGCTGTTAGGCTTTCTACTCGTAGAAGGACACTAGGGAAGGATTCTCAGAATTTGCTGGAGTATTTCAAGAAAATGCAGGCTGAGAACCCTGGCTTCTTCTATGCAATTCAACTTGATGAAGATAATCGAATGACTAATGTATTTTGGGCTGATTCGAGATCAAGAACAGCTTACAGTCATTTTGGTGATGTAGTTACTCTAGATACAACATACAGAGTGAATCAGTATAGGGTTCCCTTTGCTCCATTTACAGGGGTGAACCATCATGGTCAGACAATTTTGTTTGGGTGTGCATTACTTCTAGATGAGTCAGAAGCTTCTTTTATATGGTTGTTCAAGACATTCCTTACAGCAATGAATGATCAACCTCCTGTCTCTATTGTCACTGATCAAGACAGAGCCGTACAGACTGCAGTTGCTCATGTATTTCCAGAAGCCCGCCACTGTATTAGCAAGTGGCATGTTTTAAGAGAAGGCCAAGAGAAATTGGCTCATGTTTGTCTTGCAAATCCCAATTTTCAGGTGGAACTTTATAATTGTATCAATTTGACTGAAACTATTGAGGAGTTTGAATCATCGTGGAATTCTGTCCTTGATAAATATGATCTGAGGAGAAATGACTGGCTTCAATCATTATACAATGCTCGAGCTCAATGGGTTCCTGTCTATTTCCGAGATTCCTTTTTTGCCGCAATATCCCCTAATCTAGGTTATGATGGTTCCTTTTTTGATGGCTATGTGAATCAACAGACCACTTTACCAATGTTCTTTAGGCAGTATGAAAGAGCTTTAGAAAACTGGTCTGAAAAGGAAACAGAAGCCGACTTTGATACGCTTTGCACAATGCCTGTATTGAGGACACCGTCTCCTATGGAGAAACAGGCTGCAAATctttatacaagaaaaattttTGGCAAATTTCAAGAAGAGTTAGTTGAAACTTTTGTATATACTGCAAATAGGATTGAAGGTGATGGAGCTATTAGCACTTTCAGGGTTGCTAAATTTGAGGATGACAATAAGGCATATATTGTCACATTAAACTATCCTGAGATGAGAGCTAACTGTAGTTGTCAAATGTTTGAGTATTCAGGCATTCTTTGTAGACATGTTTTGACAGTTTTTACTGTGACAAATGTACTTACATTGCCATCGCATTACATTATGAAACGGTGGACAAGAAATGCAAAGAGTGGACCTGGCACAGATGAACGAAGTGTTGATATACATGGTCAAGAATCTTTGACATTACGGTACAACAATCTCTGTCGGGAAGCCATTAGGTATGCAGAGGAAGGGGCAACAGCTGTCGAGACTTATCAAGCTGCTCTAAGTGCTCTTAGAGATGGTGGGAAGAAGGTTGCCCTTGTGAAGAAAAATGTTGCTAAAGTTGCACCTCCTAGCTCCCAGGTTAGTGGGGCTAGCTATGATGATAGGAAGATCTCTGCGTTAGCATCGGATACAACGCCATTATTGTGGCCACGTCAAGATGAAGTGCTTAGGAGATTTAATCTTAATGATGCTGGTGCTCATGCACAAAGTGTTGCTGACTTGAATTTGCCACGCATGGCCCCTGTGTCTCTTCACCGAGATGATGGCCCTCCTGAGAATATG GTTGTACTTCCTTGTCTAAAGTCAATGACATGGGTGATGGAGAATAAGAATTCAACACCAGGGAATAGAGTGGCTGTCATCAACCTAAAA TTGCAAGATTATAGTAGGACTCCATCAGCAGAATCAGAGGTTAAGTTTCAGCTCTCTAGGGTCTCATTGGAACCAATGTTGAGGTCGATGGCATACATTAGTGAACAGCTTTCAACACCAGCTAATAAAGTTGCTGTCATAAATTTGAAG CTTCAAGACACGGAGACAACTTCAGGGGAGTCGGAAGTTAAATTTCAGGTATCGAGGGACACATTAGGTGCAATGCTGAGATCAATGGCCTATATTCGTGAGCAGCTCTCAAATGCT GGTGAAAACCAGCCAGAGCCTCTACCGAAAAAGCAGCGGAAGTGA
- the LOC107410363 gene encoding uncharacterized protein LOC107410363: MKNIPLILMGCGGVGRQLLQHMVSCRSLHAKLGIHLRVVGVCDSKSLVVASDVFSMELGDEILLEVCRVKLDGSSLLTLSGSGEFQVFANSEIPKRIIDIAALLGKSTGLAFVDCSASSETIGVLNRVVDLGCCIVLANKKPLTSTMEDYDKLVSYPRRIRHESTVGAGLPVIASLNRIISCGDPVHRIIGSLSGTLGYVMSEVEDGKPLSQVVKSAKSLGYTEPDPRDDLGGMDVARKALILARLLGRRINLDSIKIESLYPEEMGSSVMSTEEFLGNAISLLDKNIQERVHKASLNGNVLRYVCVIEGSRCEVGIQELPKNSPLGRLRGSDNVLGIYSRCYNEQPLVIQGAGAGNDTTASGVLADILDIQDLFP; this comes from the exons atgaagaacatCCCTTTGATTCTGATGGGTTGTGGAGGCGTTGGCCGTCAGCTTCTCCAACATATGGTATCATGCCGATCACTCCACGCCAAACTG GGAATCCATTTGAGAGTCGTAGGAGTTTGTGATAGTAAATCCTTAGTTGTTGCATCAGATGTGTTCAGTATGGAGTTAGGTGATGAAATTTTGTTGGAAGTTTGCCGGGTTAAATTGGATGGTTCCTCTCTATTAACTCTTAGTGGTTCAG GTGAATTCCAAGTATTCGCGAATTCGGAGATTCCGAAAAGAATTATAGATATTGCTGCTCTCTTGGGCAAATCAACAG GTTTGGCTTTTGTGGACTGCTCTGCCAGTTCTGAGACTATAGGAGTGCTAAATCGAGTGGTCGATTTGGGTTGTTGCATTGTCCTAGCAAATAAGAAGCCTCTCACTTCTACAATG GAGGATTATGACAAACTTGTCTCATACCCACGTCGCATCCGGCATGAGTCAACT GTTGGTGCTGGCCTTCCTGTCATAGCATCCCTAAATCGGATAATTTCGTGTGGAGATCCTGTCCATCGTATTATTGGAAGTTTGAGTG GTACATTGGGATATGTTATGAGTGAGGTTGAAGATGGAAAGCCATTGAGCCAAGTTGTTAAATCTGCCAAAAGCTTGGGCTACACAGAACCAG ATCCACGTGATGACCTTGGCGGGATGGATGTTGCAAGAAAG GCTCTAATACTTGCACGACTTCTTGGCAGGCGCATTAACCTAGATAGCATTAAG ATTGAGAGCTTGTACCCTGAAGAAATGGGATCCAGTGTAATGTCTACTGAAGAATTTCTTGGCAATGCAATTTCGTTGcttgataaaaatattcaagAGAGAGTCCATAAGGCTTCCTTGAATGGGAATGTGCTGCGTTATGTCTGTGTGATTGAGGGGTCAAG ATGTGAAGTTGGCATTCAAGAGCTTCCGAAGAATTCTCCGCTGGGAAGACTTAGAGGAAGTGACAATGTG TTGGGGATATACAGCCGCTGCTATAATGAACAGCCACTGGTTATTCAAGGTGCTGGAGCTGGCAATGATACTACAGCATCAGGTGTCCTTGCTGATATCCTTGATATTCAGGATTTATTTCCTTGA
- the LOC107410365 gene encoding (+)-neomenthol dehydrogenase encodes MSGYSESIRVLSMILGSQIWPTIAKPCVLIWCSSKTTKSLTKAPIISCKMATNGKHKAERIAVVTGANKGIGFETVRQLGFEGITVVLTARDEKRGIEAKSLLHQMGLSDRVVFHQLDVLDPLSIQSLADFVKDRFGRLDILVNNAGASGLVVDEERLRALNIDPTDWLAGKVVNLIEGVIKHNYEKAQECLNTNYYGVKRVTEALLPLLQLSPAGARIVNVSSLRSELKRIPSESIRNELGDIENLTEEKVDAILKRFLHDFKENALEANGWPLMLPAYSMSKVTLNAYTRILAKKYNNMYVNCVHPGFVNTDINWHTGTLTLEEGAAGPVKLALIPDGGPTGCYFDRTEVADF; translated from the exons ATGAGTGGATACAGTGAATCAATCAGAGTTTTAAGCATGATATTAGGCAGCCAAATCTGGCCAACAATTGCTAAACCTTGTGTGCTAATCTGGTGCAGCAGCAAAACAACTAAAAGTCTTACCAAAGCCCCTATCATCTCCTGCAAAATGGCAACTAACGGGAAGCATAAAGCAGAGAG GATTGCAGTGGTAACTGGAGCAAACAAAGGCATTGGTTTTGAAACAGTGAGGCAACTGGGTTTTGAAGGGATAACTGTGGTGTTAACTGCTAGAGATGAGAAAAGGGGAATAGAGGCCAAATCATTGCTCCATCAAATGGGTTTATCAGATCGTGTGGTTTTTCATCAACTTGATGTTTTGGATCCGCTAAGCATCCAGTCTTTGGCTGACTTTGTAAAAGACAGATTTGGCAGGCTTGATATCTTG GTGAATAATGCTGGGGCCTCTGGACTTGTAGTTGATGAGGAAAGACTAAGGGCCTTAAACATAGATCCAACAGATTGG CTTGCAGGGAAGGTGGTCAATTTAATTGAAGGTGTTATAAAACATAACTATGAGAAAGCGCAAGAATGCTTGAATACTAATTACTATGGAGTAAAAAGAGTGACGGAAGCTCTTCTCCCACTCTTGCAGCTTTCCCCTGCAGGGGCAAGGATTGTGAATGTTTCCTCTCTCAGGAGTGAGCTGAAG AGAATTCCAAGTGAAAGCATAAGGAACGAACTTGGGGACATAGAAAATTTGACAGAGGAGAAGGTGGATGCAATTTTGAAAAGATTTCTACATGATTTCAAAGAAAATGCACTTGAAGCCAATGGATGGCCATTGATGCTCCCTGCATACAGCATGTCAAAAGTTACTCTAAATGCATACACTAGAATTCTTGCTAAGAAGTACAACAATATGTACGTCAACTGTGTACATCCTGGTTTTGTCAATACAGATATTAATTGGCATACCGGGACTTTGACTTTGGAAGAAGGAGCTGCAGGTCCTGTCAAGTTGGCCCTTATACCAGATGGAGGCCCTACTGGTTGCTATTTTGATCGTACTGAAGTTGCTGATTTTTGA